In Cygnus atratus isolate AKBS03 ecotype Queensland, Australia unplaced genomic scaffold, CAtr_DNAZoo_HiC_assembly HiC_scaffold_231, whole genome shotgun sequence, the genomic window GCGGCTGCTGGGGGCCCGGCTGTGGGGCGCGGCGCTGCGGGGCTCCTTCTACGGGCACTTCGTGGGGGGCGAGACCCCCGCGCAGCTGCAGGGCACGGCCGACAGGCTCCGCGTCCTGGGGCTGCGGCCCCTGCTGGCGCTGCCCGCCGAGGACGGGGGGCAGCACGGCGGGtacggggggctggggggggcatGGGGCAAGGTGGGGGGCAGGTGTGGGGCGAGGTGTGGGGCGGGTGTGGGGTGGGCACAGGGTGGGCATGGGGTGAGGTGGGGGGCAGGTGGGGGGCGAGGTGTGGGGCGGGTGTGGGGCGGGTGTGGGGTGGGCGTGGGGTGGGCACAGGGTGGGCATGGGGTGAGGTGGGGGGCAGGTggggggcaggtgggggggTGAGGTGTGGGGCTGGTGTGGGGCATGATGTGGGGCAGGTGTGGGGTGGGCATGGGGCAAGGTGGGGGGCAGGTGGGGGGTGAGGTGTGGGGCGGGTGTGGGGCGGGTGTGGGGTGGGTGTGGGGTGGGCACAGGGTGGGCATGGGACAAGGTGTGGGGCACGATGTGGGGAGGGTGTGGGGCGGGTGTGGGGCACGATGTGGGGCAGGTGTGGGGCGGGCTGTGGGGCAGCCGTGGGGCAGCCGTGGGGCAGACATAAGGGTCCCATAGGAGGAACTGGTTCGAGGCCGGCACTGGTGTGGGGCGCGCtgtgggggggctgtgggggggccGTGGGGCGGCCGTGGGGCGCTGTGGGGCAGCCGCGGGGCGCTGTGGGGCCCGCAGGGAGCCGTGGTTCGAGGCCAACGGCCGCGCGGCGCTGGCGTGCGTGGGGCTGGCGGCCGGCACGGGGCCGCGGGCGATGATGCAGCTCAAGGTGACGGCCCTGCTGAGCGCCCGGCTCTGCGTGAGTGCGCGGCGGGGCCCCGAGTGTGGGCGGCCCCCGAGTGtggggcggccgcggcccccgaGGTGTGGGGCGGCCCCCCAGGTGtggggcagggccgggctgAGGGCGCCGTGCGGCCCCGCAGGAGACGCTGTCGCAGCGGGCGGAGGAGCCGGGCTCGGAGCTGAGCGTGGAGCGCGTGATGGCGGCGCTGGGGGGCGAGGTGAGCCCCACGCCCGCCCCACGGCGCCCCACGGCTGCCCCACGGCGCCCCACGGCTGCCCCACGGCCGCCCCACGGCTGCCCCACGCCCGCCCCACGCCCGCCCCACGGCTGCCCCACGGCCGCCCCACGGCCGCCCCACGCTCTCCCCACGGCAGGCGCCGGCCTTCTCGTGCCTGAGCCCGGCCGACAACGCGCAGCTGGGGGCCGCGCTGCAGCGCCTGGAGAGGGTGGCGGCGGTGagaggggcgggggggcggggggggccccACTGATGTGGGGCTGCCCCACGGCGGGGGGGGGTCTGCCCTACAAGCGTCCCTGCCCCGTAGCACTGCCCCCACCCCATAGCTTCATCCCCACCCCACAAGTGCCCCCGCCCCACAAGTGCCCCCGCCCCATAGCTGCGGCCCTGCCCCACAAGTGCCCCCGCCCCATAGCTACGGGGCTGCCCCGTGTGGGGCTGCCCCATAGCCACGTCCCTGCCCGACAGCCGTATCCATGAGCCCATAGCCGCGTCCATACCCCGTAGTCACGTCCC contains:
- the LOC118261618 gene encoding hydroxyproline dehydrogenase-like → MGAPAPQNGLLRVSRRLLGARLWGAALRGSFYGHFVGGETPAQLQGTADRLRVLGLRPLLALPAEDGGQHGGEPWFEANGRAALACVGLAAGTGPRAMMQLKVTALLSARLCETLSQRAEEPGSELSVERVMAALGGEAPAFSCLSPADNAQLGAALQRLERVAAHAASRGVRLLLDAEQSELRAALTLLGLALMGRHNRAAPWVWHTQQAYLRDAVGDLGAVLSQAQRLGACVGLKLVRGAYLQHERGRGAALPSRRHTDRSYGQCLELALARAARDGGRLELMVATHNEGSVQLAAR